Below is a window of Humulus lupulus chromosome 2, drHumLupu1.1, whole genome shotgun sequence DNA.
ctgctgctactgctgctactactgctactactgctactactactgctactactgctactactactgctactactgctactacttctactactactactactactactactgctactactgttactactgttactactgctactactgctactactgctgctactgctgctgctgcagctGCTACTGctaatgttataattaatattcttaaactataggttaaacttataaaatccataactattgctaggagtttccaactaagtcccgacttgaaccaaaatccatagtaacgaacatactactgctactactactgctactgctgctactactactgctactactactactgatactactgctactactgctgctactgctgctactactgttgctactgctgctactactgctactactgctactactactgctactactgctactactactgctactactgctactactgctactactgctactactactactactactactactactactgctactactgttcctactgttactactgctactactgctactactgctgctactgctgctactactgctgctgctgctactactgctacgacTACTgccactgctgctactgctgttactgctactactactgctactactactgctgctgctgctgctactagtgctgctactactgcagctactgctgctactgctgctactactactgttactactgctgctactacagctgctactgctcctactactgctactactcctgctactactactgctactgctgctactactgctgctactactgctgctactactactactactgctactactgctgctactactgctactactgctactactactgctcctactactgctcctattgctgctactactgctgctactgctgctactgctgctactgctgctactactgctactactgatagtactgctactgctactgctactactactgctactgctactgctactgctactgctactgctactgctactgctactgctactgctactgctactgctactgctactactactactattactactactactactactactactactactactactactactacgctactactactactacaatgctgctgctgctgctgctgctacagctactactactgctactactgctactgctactactgctactactgctactactatgctgctgctgctgctactgctgctactactgctactactactcctactgctgctactactactgctactactgctactatgactgctgctgctgctactgctactactactactactactactactatgctactgctactactactactactactactatgttgctgctgctgctgctactgctgctactactgctactgctactactgctactactactcctactactgctactagtgctactactactgctactattgctactacggctgctgctgctgctacggctactgcttctgctgcggttgctgctgctactactgctactacggctgatgctgctgctgcggctactacttctactactgctactacggctactgctgctgctgctgcggctgctgctgctacggctactgctgctgctacggctgctgctgctgctgctactactgctactatggctgctactgctgctacggCTGCTGtggctactactgctgctactgctactacggcTGTTGCTGCTTCTACGGCTGCTGcggctactactgctactacggcTGCTACTGCATCTGCTgcggctgctgctgctactactactactacggctACTGCTGTTGCTACGGCTGCTGcggctactactgctgctgctgctgctactacgaCTGCTGCTGCCGCTACAGCTGCTgatgctactactcctactacggCTGTTGcggctgctactgctactactgctgctacggctgctgctgctgcggctactgctgctgctcctgctgcggctgctgctgctgctattatctaactagctaagtaaattctggaaCTCTACATGAAcgagcggcaggcggacatggaccgtcgacAGAGAGAGGCCACGACCGCTCTTGAAGCAACCATTCAATTAGCCCGAGGACAGGCTGTGCCGTTCTcgcaaccggatcagccaccaaatgcgcCACCACAGCGGGCCAAAAATCCGAGTCCTCCAattcagccagcaagccctcaatgGCCGAAGGAGCTGCCTgttgctcaggatgatgtcccaatacGGGATCCTGAGCACCAGCCGCATTCTCAAGCTGGTTGCAGTAATCCCCAGCGCCataggcagaatagggccagacAGCCTCCccacag
It encodes the following:
- the LOC133815554 gene encoding uncharacterized protein LOC133815554, with translation MAATAATAAVATTAATATTAVAASTAAAATTATTAATASAAAAAATTTTTATAVATAAAATTAAAAATTTAAAATAADATTPTTAADMDRRQREATTALEATIQLARGQAVPFSQPDQPPNAPPQRAKNPSPPIQPASPQWPKELPVAQDDVPIRDPEHQPHSQAGCIVVSKS